The following are encoded together in the Oncorhynchus gorbuscha isolate QuinsamMale2020 ecotype Even-year linkage group LG03, OgorEven_v1.0, whole genome shotgun sequence genome:
- the LOC124016927 gene encoding photoreceptor ankyrin repeat protein-like — MVACYKGFLDIVQSLYHCPYLDINHQDNDGNTALMIAAQAGHTITVTYILNYYPGADTEIRDCRGFTALIKAAMQGRDDVVSSLVMAGADLNAIDTRKQKCARDWALKTGRYETLSRLRRLNLRPRAEQFTESYVPEWPELKVLVAKATANKSTGQMITQRIKSTFSFNFLQDPQDNGVLDHMVRITTSIHSPLVATACRPLCPTSPPEVGKRRLAVPELRKKHSEKKLEESSVCHSNGSVSVSSIIPHIHLAETIATSCCVDTERRGSIISIASTGVRTFMPRNMAHRNSVFPSGCIPKIQIVKSGEPMPRKEKKKKRHKGHLELPV, encoded by the exons ATGGTGGCGTGCTATAAGGGTTTTTTGGACATTGTGCAATCTCTTTACCACTGTCCCTACCTGGACATAAATCACCAGGACAACGATGGCAACACAGCACTGATGATCGCTGCACAAGCAG GTCACACCATTACAGTGACCTACATCCTAAACTACTACCCCGGGGCAGACACAGAGATCCGGGACTGCCGTGGCTTCACCGCACTCATTAAAGCTGCCATGCAGGGCCGAGACGATGTGGTGTCTTCCCTCGTCATGGCCG GTGCAGACCTAAATGCAATAGACACCAGGAAGCAGAAGTGTGCGCGGGACTGGGCACTAAAGACGGGCCGCTACGAGACCTTGAGCCGCCTCCGCCGCCTCAACCTGCGGCCTAGAGCCGAGCAGTTTACTGAGAGCTACGTCCCCGAGTGGCCAGAACTGAAAGTGCTGGTGGCCAAAGCCACAGCCAACAAGAGCACCGGCCAGATGATCACCCAGCGCATCAAGTCCACCTTCAGCTTCAATTTTCTCCAAGACCCCCAGGACAACGGGGTCTTGGACCATATGGTGCGTATCACCACCAGCATCCATAGCCCTTTGGTGGCCACCGCCTGCCGGCCGCTATGCCCCACCAGCCCCCCCGAGGTGGGAAAGAGGCGCTTGGCCGTGCCTGAGCTGAGGAAGAAGCACTCAGAGAAGAAGCTGGAGGAGAGCTCTGTGTGCCACAGCAACGGctccgtctccgtctcctccATCATTCCACACATCCACTTGGCCGAGACCATCGCCACGTCTTGCTGTGTGGACACAGAGCGCAGGGGCAGTATTATCTCTATAGCCTCCACCGGGGTGCGCACCTTCATGCCCAGGAACATGGCCCACAGGAATAGTGTGTTCCCTTCCGGCTGCATCCCCAAGATCCAGATAGTGAAGTCTGGAGAGCCCATGCCTAGGaaggaaaaaaagaagaagaggCACAAGGGTCACCTGGAGCTGCCCGTATGA